In Streptomyces sp. SN-593, a single genomic region encodes these proteins:
- the bfr gene encoding bacterioferritin, which translates to MQGDPEVIEFLNEQLTAELTAINQYFLHAKMQDNFGWTKLAKNTRAESFDEMRHAEIITDRILLLEGLPNYQRLFHVRVGQTVTEMFQADRLVEVEAIDRLRRGIDLMRSKSDVTSARLFEDILKDEEHHIDYLDTQLGLIEKLGEPLYLAQQIEQPES; encoded by the coding sequence ATGCAGGGCGACCCCGAGGTCATCGAGTTCCTCAACGAGCAGTTGACGGCCGAGCTGACCGCGATCAACCAGTACTTCCTGCACGCGAAGATGCAGGACAACTTCGGGTGGACGAAGCTCGCCAAGAACACCCGCGCCGAGTCCTTCGACGAGATGCGGCACGCGGAGATCATCACCGACCGCATCCTGCTGCTGGAGGGGCTGCCGAACTACCAGCGGCTCTTCCACGTGCGGGTGGGGCAGACGGTGACGGAGATGTTCCAGGCCGACCGGTTGGTCGAGGTGGAGGCGATCGACCGGCTGCGGCGCGGCATCGATCTGATGCGCTCGAAGTCCGACGTCACCTCGGCGCGGCTGTTCGAGGACATCCTCAAGGACGAGGAGCACCACATCGACTACCTGGACACGCAGCTCGGGCTGATCGAGAAGCTGGGCGAACCGCTCTACCTCGCGCAGCAGATCGAGCAGCCGGAGAGCTGA
- a CDS encoding anthranilate synthase family protein, with protein MDVETVEEGRPAVPLSAPPPSAAELVERLLSPGCPPFALLHRRTPGRPQDVVEVLLGPVEHADTLADIPLPSGAPGAPVTDALALVPYRQIRERGFDVHDDGTPLAVLRPREAYELPLADVLAALRTLPSGSAVRVEGGAFDVDDDAYARIVRRVIDDEIGRGEGANFVIRRTFRGFVPDFGPAAVLELFGRLLHGERGAYWTYTVHTPERTLVGASPEVHVRVAGGTVVMNPISGTYRYPAQGPTAEGLLEFLHDPKEVEELTMVVDEELKMMCTVGDLGGVVIGPRLKEMAHLAHTEYELRGRSSMDVREVLRETMFAATVTGSPVQNACRVIERYEPRGRDGAGRGYYAGALALVGRDAGGAQTLDSPILIRTADISPGGELKVPVGATLVRHSDPYAEVAETHAKAAGVLTALGVLAPSAGARRPEPAPGSDPGTAAPRLADDIRVRAALDARRSRLAPFWLRMRTGAPVPAEAAAGGPVLVVDAEDTFTAMLAHVLRSSGRTVAVRRYDEPGLREAALAHHGPVVLGPGPGDPADTADAKMRFLRALTADLVRDHAHGLLGVCLGHELIAAELGLDLARKDHPAQGAQEVVDFFGRRTTVGFYNTFTARCDADAAEELAMHGIELSRDPGSGDIHALRGPGFAGIQFHPESVLSLDGASLVAGLLDHVGATSRAVRPPV; from the coding sequence ATGGACGTCGAGACCGTCGAGGAAGGAAGACCCGCCGTGCCCCTCTCCGCCCCGCCACCCAGCGCCGCCGAGCTCGTGGAGCGCCTGCTCAGCCCCGGTTGCCCGCCGTTCGCCCTGCTGCACCGCCGCACCCCCGGCCGCCCGCAGGACGTGGTGGAGGTGCTGCTCGGCCCGGTCGAGCACGCCGACACCCTCGCCGACATCCCGCTGCCCTCAGGCGCGCCCGGCGCTCCCGTCACCGACGCGCTGGCCCTGGTGCCCTACCGGCAGATCCGCGAGCGGGGCTTCGACGTCCACGACGACGGCACCCCGCTGGCCGTGCTGCGCCCGCGGGAGGCGTACGAACTCCCGCTCGCCGACGTGCTCGCGGCGCTGCGGACGCTGCCGTCCGGGAGCGCGGTGCGGGTGGAGGGCGGCGCGTTCGACGTGGACGACGACGCGTACGCGCGGATCGTGCGGCGGGTGATCGACGACGAGATCGGGCGCGGCGAGGGCGCCAACTTCGTGATCCGGCGCACCTTCCGCGGCTTCGTCCCGGACTTCGGGCCGGCGGCGGTGCTGGAGCTGTTCGGCCGGCTGCTGCACGGCGAGCGGGGCGCGTACTGGACGTACACCGTGCACACCCCCGAGCGGACGCTGGTCGGCGCCAGTCCCGAGGTCCACGTGCGGGTGGCGGGCGGCACCGTGGTGATGAACCCGATCAGCGGCACCTACCGCTACCCGGCGCAGGGGCCGACCGCCGAGGGGCTGCTGGAGTTCCTGCACGACCCGAAGGAGGTGGAGGAGCTGACCATGGTGGTGGACGAGGAGCTGAAGATGATGTGCACGGTCGGCGACCTCGGCGGGGTCGTGATCGGGCCGCGGCTGAAGGAGATGGCGCACCTCGCGCACACCGAGTACGAACTGCGCGGGCGCTCCAGCATGGACGTCCGGGAGGTGCTGCGCGAGACGATGTTCGCCGCCACCGTCACCGGGTCGCCGGTGCAGAACGCCTGCCGGGTCATCGAGCGGTACGAACCGCGCGGCCGCGACGGCGCCGGGCGGGGCTACTACGCCGGCGCGCTCGCGCTGGTCGGACGGGACGCGGGCGGCGCGCAGACGCTGGACTCGCCGATCCTGATCCGCACCGCCGACATCTCCCCCGGCGGCGAGCTGAAGGTGCCGGTCGGGGCCACCCTGGTACGGCACTCCGACCCGTACGCCGAGGTCGCCGAGACGCACGCGAAGGCCGCCGGGGTGCTCACCGCCCTCGGGGTGCTGGCCCCGTCCGCCGGAGCCCGGCGGCCGGAGCCCGCGCCGGGGTCCGACCCGGGCACGGCCGCGCCCCGGCTGGCCGACGACATCCGGGTCCGGGCGGCGCTGGACGCCCGGCGCTCCCGCCTCGCCCCCTTCTGGCTGCGGATGCGGACCGGCGCCCCGGTGCCCGCGGAGGCCGCGGCCGGCGGGCCGGTGCTGGTGGTGGACGCCGAGGACACCTTCACCGCGATGCTCGCGCACGTGCTGCGCTCCTCCGGCCGGACGGTGGCCGTACGGCGCTACGACGAGCCCGGCTTGCGGGAGGCGGCGCTCGCCCACCACGGGCCCGTGGTGCTCGGGCCCGGCCCCGGCGACCCGGCGGACACCGCCGACGCCAAGATGCGGTTCCTGCGCGCGCTGACCGCCGACCTGGTGCGCGACCACGCGCACGGACTGCTCGGGGTGTGCCTGGGCCACGAGCTGATCGCGGCCGAACTGGGACTGGACCTGGCCCGCAAGGACCACCCGGCGCAGGGCGCGCAGGAGGTGGTCGACTTCTTCGGCCGCCGGACGACGGTCGGCTTCTACAACACCTTCACGGCGCGCTGCGACGCCGACGCCGCGGAGGAACTGGCCATGCACGGCATCGAGTTGAGCCGGGACCCGGGCAGCGGGGACATCCACGCGCTGCGCGGCCCGGGCTTCGCGGGCATCCAGTTCCACCCCGAGTCGGTGCTCTCGCTCGACGGCGCCTCCCTGGTCGCCGGGCTGCTCGACCACGTCGGCGCCACGTCCCGCGCGGTGCGGCCGCCGGTGTAG
- a CDS encoding class II 3-deoxy-7-phosphoheptulonate synthase, whose product MTVNAETHAGTNTWQSLPAAQQPEWPDPEALRDVIAELASYPPLVFAGECDQLRARMADVAEGKAFLLQGGDCAEAFDAVGADQIRNKLKTLLQMGAVLTYAASVPVVKVGRIAGQYSKPRSKPTETRDGVTLPTYRGDSVNGFEFTAEARVPDPQRLKRMYHTSASTLNLVRAFTTGGYADLRQVHAWNQDFVKSSPSGQRYEALAREIDRALTFMAACGTDPAEFRTVEFYASHEALLLDYETALTRTDSRTGKLYDVSGHMLWIGERTRQLDGAHIEFASRIGNPIGVKLGPGTTPEEALSYIDRLDPDRVPGRLTFVVRMGADKVRDKLPTLVEKVTASGAKVVWVSDPMHGNTFEAASGHKTRRFDDVLDEVKGFFEVHHGLGTHPGGIHVELTGDDVTECVGGGDEIFVDDLHQRYETACDPRLNRSQSLDLAFLVAEMYRGQ is encoded by the coding sequence GTGACCGTGAATGCCGAAACCCATGCCGGGACCAACACCTGGCAGTCTCTTCCCGCGGCGCAGCAGCCCGAATGGCCGGACCCCGAGGCTCTGCGCGACGTGATCGCCGAACTCGCCTCGTATCCGCCGCTGGTCTTCGCCGGCGAGTGCGACCAGCTGCGCGCCCGGATGGCCGACGTGGCCGAGGGCAAGGCGTTCCTCCTCCAGGGCGGCGACTGCGCCGAGGCGTTCGACGCCGTGGGCGCGGACCAGATCCGCAACAAGCTCAAGACGCTGCTCCAGATGGGAGCGGTGCTCACCTACGCCGCGTCGGTGCCGGTGGTGAAGGTCGGCCGGATCGCCGGGCAGTACAGCAAGCCGCGCTCCAAGCCGACCGAGACCCGCGACGGCGTCACGCTGCCGACCTACCGCGGCGACTCGGTGAACGGCTTCGAGTTCACCGCCGAGGCCCGCGTCCCGGACCCGCAGCGGCTGAAGCGGATGTACCACACCTCCGCCTCCACGCTGAACCTGGTGCGCGCCTTCACCACCGGCGGCTACGCCGACCTGCGCCAGGTGCACGCCTGGAACCAGGACTTCGTGAAGTCCTCCCCGTCCGGCCAGCGGTACGAAGCGCTGGCCCGCGAGATCGACCGCGCGCTGACCTTCATGGCCGCCTGCGGCACCGACCCGGCGGAGTTCCGCACGGTCGAGTTCTACGCCTCCCACGAGGCGCTGCTGCTCGACTACGAGACGGCGCTGACCCGTACCGACTCGCGCACCGGCAAGCTCTACGACGTGTCCGGGCACATGCTCTGGATCGGCGAGCGGACCCGGCAGCTCGACGGGGCGCACATCGAGTTCGCCTCGCGGATCGGCAACCCGATCGGCGTGAAGCTCGGCCCGGGCACCACCCCGGAGGAGGCGCTCTCCTACATCGACCGGCTCGACCCGGACCGGGTGCCGGGCCGCCTCACCTTCGTGGTGCGGATGGGCGCGGACAAGGTCCGCGACAAGCTGCCGACGCTGGTGGAGAAGGTCACCGCCTCCGGCGCGAAGGTGGTGTGGGTCAGCGACCCGATGCACGGCAACACCTTCGAGGCCGCCTCCGGCCACAAGACGCGCCGCTTCGACGACGTCCTGGACGAGGTCAAGGGCTTCTTCGAGGTCCACCACGGCCTGGGCACCCACCCCGGCGGCATCCACGTGGAGCTCACCGGCGACGACGTCACCGAGTGCGTCGGCGGCGGCGACGAGATCTTCGTCGACGACCTGCACCAGCGGTACGAAACGGCGTGCGACCCGCGGCTCAACCGCAGCCAGTCGCTGGACCTGGCGTTCCTGGTCGCCGAGATGTACCGGGGCCAGTAG
- a CDS encoding (2Fe-2S)-binding protein — MYVCSCFGITEQQVKQHAEEGRCTPRQIASACKAGTDCGSCVKRIQAVLGRGDGCATRTRLEPKAPAGPAAAPPAPALPLQPAAAPAPVPPDLPAPLRRAA; from the coding sequence GTGTACGTCTGCTCCTGCTTCGGCATCACCGAGCAGCAGGTCAAGCAGCACGCCGAAGAGGGCCGGTGCACACCGCGCCAGATCGCCTCCGCCTGCAAGGCCGGCACCGACTGCGGCTCCTGCGTCAAGCGCATCCAGGCGGTCCTGGGACGCGGTGACGGCTGCGCGACCCGGACCCGGCTGGAGCCGAAGGCCCCGGCCGGACCGGCCGCGGCGCCGCCGGCCCCCGCCCTTCCGCTCCAGCCCGCGGCCGCCCCCGCGCCGGTGCCGCCCGACCTGCCCGCGCCGCTGCGCCGCGCCGCCTGA
- a CDS encoding uridine kinase family protein, translating to MTGVVGGHPVPVLAVAGGTASGKSTLAEALARHHPETVGLVHLDDFYVPAHDPHRGVRTLSATGAETLDWNHPGSIDEDAVAVAIDAAASCGRYRLVVVEGLFALTLRAVAERATWRVYVDTPDDIRLARKILRKIEVFGQDPGVSLRNYLLSGRERHAEYVAPARDRADLVLDGTTSEEGLLSGVAHLVGDVLAFAPDRAPHARPLAV from the coding sequence ATGACGGGTGTTGTGGGAGGGCACCCGGTGCCCGTACTCGCGGTCGCAGGCGGCACCGCTTCCGGTAAGTCGACCCTTGCCGAGGCGCTGGCGCGGCATCATCCCGAGACCGTCGGTCTCGTCCACCTCGACGACTTCTACGTGCCCGCGCACGACCCGCACCGCGGGGTGCGCACGCTGAGCGCGACCGGGGCGGAGACGCTCGACTGGAACCATCCCGGCTCGATCGACGAGGACGCCGTCGCCGTCGCGATCGACGCGGCGGCCTCCTGCGGGCGGTACCGCCTCGTGGTCGTGGAGGGCCTGTTCGCGCTGACGCTGCGCGCGGTCGCCGAGCGGGCCACCTGGCGGGTCTACGTGGACACGCCCGACGACATCCGGCTGGCCCGCAAGATCCTCCGCAAGATCGAGGTGTTCGGCCAGGACCCGGGGGTGTCGTTGCGCAACTACCTGCTCAGCGGGCGGGAACGGCACGCGGAGTACGTCGCCCCCGCGCGGGACCGGGCCGACCTGGTGCTGGACGGCACCACCTCGGAGGAGGGCCTGCTCAGCGGCGTCGCGCACCTGGTCGGCGACGTGCTCGCGTTCGCCCCCGACCGCGCCCCGCACGCCCGTCCGCTGGCCGTCTGA
- the pknB gene encoding Stk1 family PASTA domain-containing Ser/Thr kinase: MDTSVQDPLVGQVLDGRYLVEGRIAVGGMATVYRATDTRLDRELALKVMHPSLADDAVFVERFIREAKAVAKLAHPNVVGVFDQGTDGTYVYLAMEYVAGCTLRDVLRERGALQVHAALDILEPVLAALGAAHRAGLVHRDMKPENVLIGDDGRVKVADFGLVRVIDTKTSASTGAVLGTVSYLAPEQIGHGTVDQRADVYACGVVLYEMLAGRKPYDGDTPVKVMYQHVNEDVPAPSAAVPTVPPLLDALVARACARPQQERPADAVELLAEVRTARAALSAEELDALPGGPAARPSGPVAVPGAEPSDTVPAAGTTGTAGTAGTPPPGSEEPTSVVALPEDALTDRTARLMPPAPAPDDPPAAPAAGWFRSRRGPLAVLVALLVVLGVGAGVWYINDGQFTTVPGVLSLPQAKAEQKLDRAGLDSKVKQGFSLTVPRGSVIATDPSPGRRIRGNGTVTLTVSKGPQHVRVPDVAGRDLATARKEIKEASLVPSTVTESFSDDVPRGRVVATDPAGTTQLDPGTRVAITVSRGRPVDVPDVVGESVTDAQQDLEAAGLKVVLAPGKVFSDVADKDKVALVSPGKGSQVARGDSVTITVSKGQQQFPVPDVTGKSSGDAKKILQAAGFDVRVINVFFGSTVFSQSPDGGSQAPKGATITLWVR; this comes from the coding sequence GTGGACACCAGCGTGCAGGACCCGCTTGTCGGGCAGGTGCTCGACGGGCGCTACCTGGTCGAGGGGCGTATCGCCGTCGGGGGGATGGCGACGGTCTACCGCGCCACGGACACCCGTCTGGACCGGGAACTCGCGCTGAAGGTGATGCACCCCAGCCTCGCCGACGACGCCGTGTTCGTGGAGCGCTTCATCCGCGAGGCGAAGGCGGTCGCGAAGCTGGCGCACCCGAACGTGGTGGGCGTCTTCGACCAGGGCACCGACGGCACGTACGTGTACCTCGCGATGGAGTACGTGGCCGGCTGCACGCTCCGCGACGTCCTGCGCGAGCGCGGCGCACTCCAGGTGCACGCCGCCCTGGACATCCTGGAACCGGTGCTCGCGGCGCTCGGCGCGGCCCACCGCGCGGGCCTGGTGCACCGCGACATGAAACCCGAGAACGTGCTGATCGGCGACGACGGCCGGGTGAAGGTCGCCGACTTCGGCCTGGTCCGGGTGATCGACACGAAGACGAGCGCGTCGACCGGCGCGGTGCTCGGCACCGTGTCGTACCTGGCACCGGAGCAGATCGGCCACGGCACCGTGGACCAGCGCGCCGACGTGTACGCCTGCGGCGTGGTGTTGTACGAGATGCTGGCCGGCCGCAAGCCGTACGACGGCGACACCCCGGTGAAGGTGATGTACCAGCACGTCAACGAGGACGTGCCGGCCCCCTCCGCTGCCGTGCCGACCGTGCCGCCGCTGCTGGACGCCCTGGTGGCGCGGGCCTGCGCCCGCCCGCAGCAGGAGCGCCCGGCGGACGCGGTGGAACTGCTCGCGGAGGTCCGCACGGCACGGGCCGCGCTGTCCGCGGAGGAACTGGACGCGCTGCCGGGCGGCCCGGCGGCCCGGCCGTCCGGGCCCGTGGCGGTGCCGGGGGCCGAGCCGTCGGACACGGTGCCCGCGGCCGGGACCACCGGGACTGCCGGGACCGCCGGGACGCCGCCGCCCGGCTCCGAGGAGCCCACCAGCGTCGTGGCGCTCCCCGAGGACGCCCTCACCGACCGCACCGCCCGCCTGATGCCGCCCGCCCCGGCGCCCGACGACCCTCCCGCCGCCCCGGCGGCCGGGTGGTTCCGCTCGCGCCGCGGCCCGCTCGCCGTGCTCGTCGCCCTCCTGGTCGTGCTCGGCGTCGGCGCCGGCGTCTGGTACATCAACGACGGCCAGTTCACGACCGTCCCCGGTGTGCTGTCGCTGCCGCAGGCGAAGGCGGAGCAGAAGCTGGACCGGGCCGGCCTGGACAGCAAGGTGAAGCAGGGCTTCTCGCTGACGGTGCCGCGCGGCAGCGTGATCGCCACCGACCCCTCCCCCGGCCGGCGCATCCGCGGCAACGGCACGGTGACGCTGACGGTCTCCAAGGGCCCCCAGCACGTCCGGGTGCCCGACGTCGCCGGGCGCGACCTGGCCACCGCCCGCAAGGAGATCAAGGAAGCGAGCCTGGTGCCGAGCACGGTCACCGAGTCGTTCAGCGACGACGTGCCGCGCGGCAGGGTGGTCGCCACCGATCCGGCGGGCACCACCCAGCTCGACCCGGGCACCCGCGTCGCGATCACCGTCTCGCGCGGCAGGCCGGTCGACGTCCCGGACGTGGTCGGCGAGTCGGTCACCGACGCGCAGCAGGACCTGGAGGCGGCCGGGCTGAAGGTGGTGCTCGCGCCGGGCAAGGTCTTCTCCGACGTGGCCGACAAGGACAAGGTCGCGCTGGTGTCCCCGGGCAAGGGCAGCCAGGTCGCCCGGGGCGACTCGGTGACGATCACCGTCTCCAAGGGCCAGCAGCAGTTCCCGGTGCCGGACGTGACCGGGAAGAGCTCGGGCGACGCGAAGAAGATCCTCCAGGCCGCGGGCTTCGACGTCCGCGTGATCAACGTCTTCTTCGGCAGCACCGTCTTCAGCCAGTCGCCCGACGGCGGCAGCCAGGCGCCGAAGGGCGCCACGATCACCCTCTGGGTGCGCTGA
- a CDS encoding sulfite oxidase-like oxidoreductase — translation MGRHEHPEGQLPPGQRLQRGWPVTHYGPVPRFRPERWDFRVFGATAHGARPVWNHDEFSALPYTTVVADFHCVTKFSMTGMEWGGVAAATIARLAPPAEDVTHVMVWAEYGFSSNLRIEDFLDDLTIFATHAGGQPLTAEHGFPVRLVVPRRYAWKGPKWVRGIEYMTADRRGFWEERGYHNLGDPWSEQRYSFQEAPGDGPEL, via the coding sequence ATGGGTCGGCACGAGCATCCGGAGGGGCAGCTCCCCCCGGGGCAGCGGCTCCAGCGGGGCTGGCCCGTCACCCACTACGGCCCCGTGCCGCGCTTCCGCCCCGAGCGCTGGGACTTCCGGGTCTTCGGCGCCACCGCGCACGGCGCCCGGCCGGTGTGGAACCACGACGAGTTCTCCGCGCTCCCCTACACCACCGTGGTCGCCGACTTCCACTGCGTCACCAAGTTCTCGATGACCGGGATGGAGTGGGGCGGGGTCGCGGCCGCCACGATCGCCCGGCTCGCGCCGCCGGCCGAGGACGTCACCCACGTCATGGTCTGGGCCGAATACGGCTTCAGCTCCAACCTGCGCATCGAGGACTTCCTCGACGACCTCACCATCTTCGCCACCCACGCGGGCGGCCAGCCGCTCACCGCGGAGCACGGCTTCCCCGTCCGCCTGGTCGTGCCCCGGCGCTACGCCTGGAAGGGGCCCAAGTGGGTGCGCGGCATCGAGTACATGACGGCCGACCGCCGCGGCTTCTGGGAGGAGCGCGGCTACCACAACCTCGGCGACCCCTGGAGCGAGCAGCGCTACTCCTTCCAGGAGGCCCCGGGCGACGGCCCCGAGCTCTGA
- a CDS encoding response regulator, with the protein MTLGTAEHTGPDRPVTVMVVDDHPMWRDAVARDLAEAGFEVVATAGDGPEAIRRARAARPQVLVLDLNLPGASGVQVCKEAMAHDAALRVLVLSASGEHTDVLEAVKSGATGYLLKSAGRTELVDAVRRTSAGDPVFTPGLAGLVLGEYRRLATEPPPAEADEPAAPRLTERETEVLRLVAKGLSYKQIAQRLVISHRTVQNHVQNTLGKLQLHNRVELVRYAIARGLDDGDADGAGTGARGDGGA; encoded by the coding sequence ATGACCCTCGGCACCGCCGAGCACACCGGACCCGACCGGCCCGTGACGGTGATGGTCGTCGACGACCATCCGATGTGGCGGGACGCGGTCGCCCGCGACCTCGCCGAGGCCGGCTTCGAGGTGGTCGCCACCGCGGGCGACGGACCCGAGGCGATCCGCCGGGCCCGCGCGGCCCGCCCGCAGGTGCTCGTCCTGGACCTGAACCTGCCCGGCGCGTCCGGCGTGCAGGTGTGCAAGGAGGCGATGGCGCACGACGCGGCGCTGCGGGTGCTCGTGCTGTCGGCCAGCGGCGAGCACACCGACGTGCTGGAGGCGGTCAAGTCCGGTGCGACGGGGTACCTGTTGAAGTCCGCCGGGCGGACCGAACTGGTGGACGCGGTGCGCCGCACCTCGGCCGGCGACCCGGTCTTCACCCCCGGCCTGGCCGGGCTGGTGCTGGGGGAGTACCGCAGGCTCGCCACCGAGCCGCCGCCGGCCGAGGCCGACGAGCCGGCCGCCCCGCGGCTGACCGAGCGGGAGACGGAGGTGCTGCGGCTGGTCGCGAAGGGCCTGAGCTACAAGCAGATCGCCCAGCGGCTGGTCATCTCGCACCGCACCGTGCAGAACCACGTGCAGAACACCCTCGGCAAGCTCCAACTGCACAACCGGGTGGAGCTGGTCCGCTACGCGATCGCCCGCGGGCTCGACGACGGGGACGCGGACGGCGCCGGGACCGGTGCCCGCGGGGACGGCGGCGCCTGA
- a CDS encoding alpha/beta hydrolase, translated as MPLMPGAEPYRHEGGETGVLICHGFTGSPQSMRPWAEYLADRGLTVSVPLLPGHGTRWQDMQATGWPDWYAEVDRELRSLLASCSRVFVCGLSMGSTLALRLAEKHGSALSGIVLVNPSVKADGLPIKATPLLRHVLPSVPGIASDIAREGSEELGYARVPTRALHSLTRFWPVVRAALPQVTQPVLLLHSRQDHVVHPSNSALVLARISSTDVTEHVLERSYHVATLDHDAERIFDASYAFIRRLSAATAAEEVTAGG; from the coding sequence ATGCCGCTCATGCCCGGAGCCGAACCGTATCGCCACGAAGGCGGCGAGACCGGCGTCCTGATCTGCCACGGTTTCACCGGAAGCCCCCAGTCGATGCGGCCGTGGGCCGAGTACCTGGCGGACCGCGGGCTGACCGTCTCGGTGCCACTGCTGCCCGGACACGGCACCCGCTGGCAGGACATGCAGGCCACCGGCTGGCCGGACTGGTACGCCGAGGTGGACCGCGAGCTGCGGTCGCTGCTCGCCTCCTGTTCCCGGGTGTTCGTGTGCGGCCTGTCCATGGGCAGCACCCTGGCGCTGCGGCTCGCCGAGAAGCACGGTTCCGCGCTCAGCGGGATCGTGCTGGTCAACCCGTCGGTGAAGGCCGACGGGCTGCCGATCAAGGCGACACCGCTGCTGCGCCACGTCCTGCCGTCGGTACCGGGCATCGCCAGCGACATCGCCCGCGAGGGCTCCGAGGAACTCGGCTACGCCCGGGTCCCGACGCGCGCCCTGCACTCGCTGACCAGGTTCTGGCCGGTGGTGCGGGCGGCGCTGCCCCAGGTCACCCAGCCGGTGCTGCTGCTGCACAGCCGGCAGGACCACGTGGTGCACCCGTCCAACTCGGCGCTGGTGCTGGCGAGGATCTCCTCGACCGACGTCACCGAGCACGTCCTGGAGCGCAGTTACCACGTCGCCACGCTCGACCACGACGCCGAGCGGATCTTCGACGCGTCGTACGCGTTCATCCGGCGGCTGTCCGCGGCCACGGCGGCCGAGGAGGTCACCGCAGGTGGCTGA
- a CDS encoding deoxyribonuclease IV encodes MNDQTTAPGRLRNPVGAHVPVAGGLAAKGLAYAEQLGAEAVQVFVANPRGWATGPGEPAQDEEFRARCAEAGLPAYVHAPYLINFGSHTPETVDRSVASLRHSLRRGRRIGALGVVVHTGSATGGRDRGTALAQVRERMRPLLDELTHDDDPWLLLESTAGQGSSLCSLAEDLGPYLDALDRHPRVGLCLDTCHVFAAGHDLAAPGGVGRAFAEIEQAAGAGRLRLIHANDSKAGCGAHLDRHENIGAGRIGAAAFREILAHPATAGVPLVIETPGGVEGHASDVKLLKSLRPE; translated from the coding sequence GTGAACGACCAGACGACGGCTCCCGGCCGCCTGCGCAACCCGGTCGGCGCCCACGTGCCGGTGGCGGGCGGCCTGGCCGCCAAGGGCCTGGCCTACGCCGAGCAGCTCGGCGCGGAGGCGGTGCAGGTCTTCGTGGCGAACCCGCGGGGCTGGGCGACCGGCCCGGGCGAACCGGCGCAGGACGAGGAGTTCCGCGCCCGCTGCGCCGAGGCGGGGCTGCCCGCGTACGTCCACGCGCCCTACCTGATCAACTTCGGCTCGCACACCCCGGAGACCGTCGACCGCTCGGTGGCGTCGCTGCGGCACTCGCTGCGCCGCGGGCGGCGGATCGGCGCGCTCGGGGTCGTGGTGCACACCGGTTCGGCCACCGGCGGGCGCGACCGCGGCACGGCGCTGGCGCAGGTACGGGAGCGGATGCGGCCGCTGCTGGACGAGCTGACGCACGACGACGACCCGTGGCTGCTGCTGGAGTCGACCGCCGGGCAGGGCTCCTCGCTGTGCTCCCTCGCCGAGGACCTGGGGCCGTACCTCGACGCGCTGGACCGGCATCCGCGGGTCGGGCTGTGCCTGGACACCTGCCACGTGTTCGCGGCCGGGCACGACCTCGCGGCTCCCGGCGGGGTGGGCCGCGCGTTCGCGGAGATCGAGCAGGCGGCGGGGGCCGGGCGGCTCCGGCTGATCCACGCGAACGACTCGAAGGCGGGGTGCGGAGCGCACCTGGACCGCCACGAGAACATCGGTGCCGGGCGGATCGGGGCCGCCGCCTTCCGCGAGATCCTGGCCCATCCGGCGACCGCCGGGGTGCCCCTGGTCATCGAGACCCCGGGCGGGGTGGAGGGCCACGCCTCGGACGTGAAGCTGCTGAAGTCGCTGCGACCGGAGTAG
- a CDS encoding lysophospholipid acyltransferase family protein, producing MFYGAMKIVLGKPIKAVFRPWVEGLENIPAEGPAILASNHLSFSDSFFLPSVLDRQVTFIAKAEYFTTPGVKGKLTAAFFKGVGQLPVDRSGARGAGEAAINSGIAVLERGELFGIYPEGTRSPDGRLYRGKPGGLARVALATGAPVIPVAMIDTEKVQPVGQVRPKLSIRPGIRIGRPLDFSRYQGMEQDRFILRSVTDEVMYEIMKLSGQEYVDIYATAAKRQIAEAAKAQAEAAKTEHGGPRS from the coding sequence TTGTTCTACGGTGCGATGAAGATCGTTCTCGGCAAGCCGATCAAGGCTGTCTTCCGCCCGTGGGTGGAGGGGTTGGAGAACATCCCGGCGGAGGGTCCGGCGATCCTCGCCAGCAACCACCTGTCCTTCTCGGACTCCTTCTTCCTGCCCTCGGTGCTCGACCGGCAGGTCACGTTCATCGCCAAGGCGGAGTACTTCACCACGCCCGGGGTGAAGGGGAAGCTGACGGCCGCGTTCTTCAAGGGCGTCGGGCAGCTCCCGGTGGACCGCTCGGGAGCGCGCGGCGCCGGCGAGGCCGCGATCAACAGCGGGATAGCGGTACTGGAGCGCGGCGAGCTGTTCGGGATCTACCCCGAGGGCACCCGCTCGCCCGACGGGCGGCTCTACCGCGGCAAACCGGGCGGCCTGGCCCGCGTCGCGCTCGCCACCGGCGCGCCCGTCATCCCGGTGGCCATGATCGACACCGAGAAGGTCCAGCCGGTGGGCCAGGTCAGGCCGAAGCTCTCCATCCGCCCGGGCATCAGGATCGGCCGCCCGCTGGACTTCTCCCGCTACCAGGGCATGGAGCAGGACCGGTTCATCCTCCGCTCGGTCACCGACGAGGTGATGTACGAGATCATGAAGCTGTCCGGGCAGGAGTACGTGGACATCTACGCGACGGCCGCGAAGCGGCAGATCGCCGAGGCGGCGAAGGCGCAGGCAGAGGCGGCGAAGACCGAGCACGGCGGCCCGCGCTCGTAG